The following proteins are co-located in the Paralichthys olivaceus isolate ysfri-2021 chromosome 10, ASM2471397v2, whole genome shotgun sequence genome:
- the LOC138411792 gene encoding filaggrin-2-like: MVTRTNSQTHNQTNSQTHNQTTVYQTHYQTHNQTTDYQTYNQTTDYQTHYQTHNQTHKQTTNYQTHNQTTVYQTHYQTHNQTTDYQTYNQTTDYQTHYQTHNQTHKQTTNYQTHNQTTDYQTTVYQTHNQTTDYQTTVYQTHYQTHNQTTDYQTCNQTTDYQTYNQTTVYQTHYQTHNQTTDYQTHYQTHKQTTDYQTHYQTHYQTHKQTTVYQTHYQTHNQTTDYQTTVYQTHYQTHNQTTDYQTYNQTTDYQTHYQTHKQTTVYQTHNQTTDYQTYNQTTVYQTHNQTTDYQTHYQTHKQTTVYQTHYQTHNQTTDYQTHNQTTDYQTHKQTTDYQTYNQTTVYQTHKQTTDYQTHNQTTDYHTHKQTTHYQTHYQTTHYQTHYQTHNQTTDYQTHNQTTDYQTHKQTTDYQTYNQTTVYQTHKQTTHYQTHYQTHNQTTDYQTHNQTTDYQTHKQTTDYQTYNQTTVYQTHKQTTHYQTHYQTHNQTTDYQTHYQTHKQTTDYQTHYQTHYQTHKQTTVYQTHYQTHNQTTDYQTTVYQTHYQTHNQTTDYQTYNQTTDYQTHYQTHKQTTVYQTHNQTTDYQTYNQTTVYQTHNQTTDYQTHYQTTVYQTHYQTHNQTTDYQTHNQTTDYQTHKQTTDYQTYNQTTTHYQTHNQTTDYQTHNQTTDYQTHKQTTDYQTYNQTTVYQTHKQTTDYQTHNQTTDYHTHKQTTDYQTHKQTTIYQTHYQTTHYQTHYQTTHYQTHYQTHSQTTDYQTNNMLHVFNWPVDSYKDHSENDNKDGDSEVEDDNEDFSKVDNDDDSKDANEEDSKGRGR, from the exons ATGGTAACAAGG ACCAACAgccagacccacaaccagaccaACAgccagacccacaaccagaccacCGTCTACCAGACCCactaccagacccacaaccagaccacCGACTACCAGACCTACAACCAGACCACTGACTACCAGACCCactaccagacccacaaccagacccaCAAGCAGACCACCAactaccagacccacaaccagaccacCGTCTACCAGACCCactaccagacccacaaccagaccacCGACTACCAGACCTACAACCAGACCACTGACTACCAGACCCactaccagacccacaaccagacccaCAAGCAGACCACCAactaccagacccacaaccagaccacCGACTACCAGACCACCGTctaccagacccacaaccagaccacCGACTACCAGACCACCGTCTACCAGACCCactaccagacccacaaccagaccacCGACTACCAGACCTGCAACCAGACCACCGACTACCAGACCTACAACCAGACCACCGTCTACCAGACCCactaccagacccacaaccagaccacCGACTACCAGACCCACTACCAGACCCACAAACAGACCACCGACTACCAGACCCACTACCAGACCCACTACCAGACCCACAAACAGACCACCGTCTACCAGACCCactaccagacccacaaccagaccacCGACTACCAGACCACCGTCTACCAGACCCactaccagacccacaaccagaccacCGACTACCAGACCTACAACCAGACCACCGACTACCAGACCCACTACCAGACCCACAAACAGACCACCGTctaccagacccacaaccagaccacCGACTACCAGACCTACAACCAGACCACCGTctaccagacccacaaccagaccacCGACTACCAGACCCACTACCAGACCCACAAACAGACCACCGTCTACCAGACCCactaccagacccacaaccagaccaccgactaccagacccacaaccagaccacCGACTACCAGACCCACAAACAGACCACCGACTACCAGACCTACAACCAGACCACCGTctaccagactcacaaacagaccaccgactaccagacccacaaccagaccacCGACTACCACACCCACAAACAGACCACCCACTACCAGACCCACTACCAGACCACCCACTACCAGACCCactaccagacccacaaccagaccaccgactaccagacccacaaccagaccacCGACTACCAGACCCACAAACAGACCACCGACTACCAGACCTACAACCAGACCACCGTctaccagactcacaaacagaccacccactaccagacccactaccagacccacaaccagaccaccgactaccagacccacaaccagaccacCGACTACCAGACCCACAAACAGACCACCGACTACCAGACCTACAACCAGACCACCGTctaccagactcacaaacagaccacccactaccagacccactaccagacccacaaccagaccacCGACTACCAGACCCACTACCAGACCCACAAACAGACCACCGACTACCAGACCCACTACCAGACCCACTACCAGACCCACAAACAGACCACCGTCTACCAGACCCactaccagacccacaaccagaccacCGACTACCAGACCACCGTCTACCAGACCCactaccagacccacaaccagaccacCGACTACCAGACCTACAACCAGACCACCGACTACCAGACCCACTACCAGACCCACAAACAGACCACCGTctaccagacccacaaccagaccacCGACTACCAGACCTACAACCAGACCACCGTctaccagacccacaaccagaccacCGACTACCAGACCCACTACCAGACCACCGTCTACCAGACCCactaccagacccacaaccagaccaccgactaccagacccacaaccagaccacCGACTACCAGACCCACAAACAGACCACCGACTACCAGACCTACAACCAGACCACC acccactaccagacccacaaccagaccaccgactaccagacccacaaccagaccacCGACTACCAGACCCACAAACAGACCACCGACTACCAGACCTACAACCAGACCACCGTctaccagactcacaaacagaccaccgactaccagacccacaaccagaccacCGACTATCACACCCACAAACAGACCACCGACTACCAGACCCACAAACAGACCACCATCTACCAGACCCACTACCAGACCACCCACTACCAGACCCACTACCAGACCACCCACTACCAGACCCACTACCAGACCCACAGCCAGACCACTGACTACCAGACCAACAACATGCTGCAT GTATTTAACTGGCCAGTCG ACAGCTACAAGGACCACAGCGAGAATGACAACAAGGACGGGGACAGTGAGGTCGAGGATGATAATGAGGACTTCAGCAAGGTAGACAATGACGATGACAGCAAGGATGCAAACGAGGAAGACAGCAAGGGTCGAGGGCGATAA